A window of Clostridia bacterium genomic DNA:
CCCTGGTCCAGTCAATACTCTCCTTCTCGTCAAATTCCCCGGGAATCATGAAATAGTACTTGCTACATTCCGCATTCAGCTGTGCTCGCATTTGATACTGTTTTTTACTGAAATTCAGGCAATTATAAGGATGAATTGCTCTCCCACCAAGTTCTTCATATGTTGCATTTATAACTTCCTCTTCTCCCTGGAATGAGCAGCTGTACCTTTCGATTGCTTCACATAGCGCTCCTGCCTTTGCTTGTGAATGATTCTTACCTTTCCCCCCGCTAAAGCTTCTTATATGGTTATTGAGCCAATATAGGCTTTTGCTCTTTAACGCCGTGTTTGCACCTGAGTAATAATTATAAACAGGGGAATCCTTTTGGTCAGGTATTTGCTCCAGAGTCTGTACCACTCCTGTTATCGGGCTGACATGATGTCTATATTTTTCTATAGTACTCTCAGGAGTAGATGTTCTGAAGCCTCCATCATATGAGAGATTGCAGTTATCTTCCCTGTCCAGCAGAACTGCTTTATTCTGGATTTGGTGTATTGTCTTGGGATCACCGCATTCTGCACATTGAGGCCTTTTTACCAGTGTATGGGTATTCATGGAAAGATTGTCTGTATCAAAAGACAGCAGCTTTCCCTCCAGATTTTTACTCTCATTGAAATACAATAATTTAGCTACTTCAAGAGAAGTAATATCCGCTGCAATCCGAAGCCCTGATGCTGCTGACGGCAATGCCTGGCTATAGGTACTTTCACCTCTAATACCTCTTACAAAAGTATGTATGCTTTTGTTTAGAGATACCCTCTGCTCCAGACACTTCCAGCATCCCGTTTTAGCCGGTTCAAAAACAGGTCCGATCCAGATAATCGTTCCTGACGGCTTAACAAGCATCCATCTTTTTCCGGCCTTTAGCGCATCTTTGTTTATTTCAGAGAGTTCCGGTGACTCATAATCGTCTGTAACAATAATATCCAACATACCGGAACTGCTTACCCTGATCTTGTTTTTTTCAAAAGAGCTGTAGAATTCTTCAATACTCCCTCCATAATTGATTGCCCTGATAGAAACAGTATTTTCATTAAGGATACTGTGTAACTTTGCAGGTGACATCTCCAATTCTCCCCAGAATGCTGCCTCCTCTTTTGTATATTCACAGCAATTTCTTGTGATAATATTGCTTTTTTCCAGCTCTCTAAGAAAAAAAATCACCTCCGCTGCCGAAATGCTGCTTTCTAATGCATCAATCAAGTCATTGTCATTTGAAACCCCCTCAGATATTCTGGATAATATATGACATATCTTGGGATTTGACAAAATTATATTTTTCCTTTCAGAATATAGAATAATGGCATCCTCAACAAAACCATATGTAAACCGCGGATTTATTATTATGTTGTCAGACATTTTGCACACCTTTTCTTTTTGATTTATAATATAAAAGGGGAACACTTTTTCAAATACTGTGTATCAGATGTATGTAATAAACCTTATATTAACTAAGGGCAACAACAGCAGCAGCAGCAAGCACTGAAAGTTGTATCTCCGTCTGCCAGCAAACCGGCTGAGTTCTGTGGCTTGGCCGGAAGTGGCAGTGTTAAAACATTGTTTTGGCAGTCAAAAGATTGTGTGTTTCCTCCATCATCAATCTTTATGCTGACTCCTTCAGGCAGACTCACACCTTCACCTGCCAGAACCTTTGAAGGATTTGATACAAGCTGCTGCTTGTAAGCGGCGTCATCCCATGCTTTGACAACTATCTGAGCGTACTTTTTTACAAAGTCCTTATCATTGAAATTCATATCTAATTTCTCCTTTCAAGTGTCAATTGATTTTTCATTTTACATTATGTACTTGTTAACACTATATGTTTACAAGGTTATTTGCAGCAGTTTAGTACTTTAAAATCTGATTAAGCAGCATTCCCCTTTTATTGGCAGTATCATTATTTCTACCAGGAATCTTTAAATTAACCTGGCTATGTCGGTTTAGTCAGTCATGCTAATAACCCTCTCAACTATCGTCTATCTGTTCAAACTGAATCATTAACTCCCTTTGGGCAGTAATAACCGGAATATACTTTGTATCAACCACCACTGCCCATTTGTTTTTCAGTGCTGTTTCTTGGAAATCAGACTTGCAATAACTCTGAACTTTCATTATTTCATTTGCTGTTTTCTTGTCAAACAAAGTATGTTTCGTAACTGCAACAGTTCTGGTATCATATATGAGGTACTGTCCCATAAATTCTGTAATTGTTAATACCGGCATTTTATCCGGCCATTGTAACTTCCATCCGTTCACTATCTGGTAAATACTCTTAATAAGGTCAATATTCTCATAGGCTCCACAGCTATATGTGCCGGAAAAGCTATAAGCGAGTAGTGATACATCCGTATCATCCGGAAAAACGTTTCTATGTTTTTCACTGGGTACAAGATTTTCAATATTGTATTCATTAGGATGTTCATAGTAGCTGCTGAATCTATGAATATCAATGTGGCTGAAATTGACGGGTGGTTGCAAATGGCTTATAAGCGGCAAAATATCAAGTATTTCGCTATAAAATATTCCTTCATCTCCCGGAGCTCCCCAAAGGAGATTCCAGTGCACGTCCATGTCAATTGAACGGGCATTTCTTAGAAGAAGTATGTTTTGCCAGGCTTTCACACCTTTGTTCAAAAGCTTAAGCATACCTGTGGAAAGAGATTCGACTCCCGGCTGAATACTCTTGATGCCTGCATCAGCCAATTGTAATAATTTATAGAAATCGAGATTCGCCTTCTGTTCGTAAAAAACAGGCACCTTGTTTCCTGCCCCGATCAAGTCTGGTACGAAGGAATTAAAATACTCGTAAGGCATAATATTATCCGTCATCTGAACACGAACACCAGGGTGCTTCCCGGTAATTTCAAGAAATTCCTTCAGGATTTTTTCCCGGGATTTTTGCCGGAAACATTCCCTCTCTTTGTTTATTCCGCAGAAGGTACATTTATTTTTTGCTCCCCACCAGCATCCCCGGCTTGATTCAAGCAAAATAGCTATATCATCCGGAAGTTCACTTTCCGGCATTTGTTTAAGTTGCCGAAAAAAGTCATCGTATTTCAAGCTGCCATATGTATCAAAGTCTTTTAGCGGCTCTCCATAAAATATCCTGTCATCAGGCAGCTCATTTTTTATGTACGAATCTAAGAAGCTGGCGAAAGTCAGCTCACTTTCACCGGAAAAGACATAATCAATTGATTCCGATAGTGAGGATATTCCCTTGGACATATCCCCTTCACAGTTTGCTCCTCCGATAATTGTCACTATCGATTTATCAAACTGCTTAACCTTATTGATTACCGCTACAGCAGAATTAGTCTGTTCAAACATTGTCGAGCAGCCAACAATTTTATAATCATATTCTGAAATTGTATCTGTACAATAATTTATAAAGCTGTAGCACAATTTCTCAAGTTCAACTACTTTCTCCACATCAAAGAAATCATCATTTTGATAAAAATACTCAAATAAATCATTTGCACTGTTTTGCCCTTCTCTGCTATCCGGGAAAGAAAAAAGCTCTTCCAGCCCTCCACCTAACGCCTTCATACCATAAGCGCTCCTGGAAAACAGCCTTTCTCCAAGCATGCCTATTCTGGACTGTCTGTATATTGCTTCATAATTATTTCTTCCCATGCATGCAGCAAGTAAATTGCTGAGATAGAGAACATTTGAGCTGAACCCTTTACTTTCAGCAACCGCCTGAAGGATATGCAGACCTATAGAAGGAAATTTCAGTGAAGCAAACGGAGTTACAATAAATAGAATGTCCGTATTTTTGTCCAAAACCTTTTCCAAATATGTTCTTATAAAATCTTGCATGTATCCGTGCTCTATAATATCATCACCCCATTAGACCAGCTTTTTTAGTGTTTCGTGATACTTACAGTTAATTACTTCCAATCCGGCTTCCTTTTCCTCAACAAATAAGGAAAAATCGCAGATATTCATCTTTTGGTTTTTTATTGACTCAGCCGCTTCCAGAAGGAAATCCACATCATAAGAATACAATTCCCTGAACCAGCTTTGCAGTTCTTGTTCACATTCTTTATCACCTATAGCCGCTGCTTTATGCAAAAGATATTTTCTGGCTATACATGGCTCCAGTTTTGGTTTCCATTCATTCATCAGAATATGAAGGAGTGCAACTCTTGTATCTTGGAATTCATAACCGGTTTGATTATTTATCAATAAGTTCTTTTCTTTCAAGGAGTTATAAAGCGCAGTTCTTTCAATAGGGATATAGCAGCTTGCTGTAGAAGGTATATCCTGGCCGGCACCTAAAAATTTTGCAACTCCGGTATTTTTGAGTGTATTAAGATTTACGATGATCTCTTCAATAGTAGTAAACGGCTCAAAAATCATAAACCCGATTTCCACCTTCAGACAAAGATCAGAAATAATGTCCAGTGACTCAATATTCTGCGCTACTGTTGTCTTCTTATTATATAGATCAAGCTGTCTCTGGACAAAGCTTTCAATCCCTACAAAAAGGGTATCAAGCCCCACCTCTTTCAAAAGCCCTAGTTCCTGCTTGTTTTTGATTACATCGTTTGCTCTTGTATTAGCTATTATTTTTACATGTATGTTTCTTTCAATCATAGCCTCATAAAACTCGCGAAGCCACCTTTTTCTTCTGGCAGAACCGTCGCAGAAATTTGAATCATTGATCCGTATCATTCTTGGATTATATTCCTTGACAAGCTGTTCAATTTCATTGACGACATTAGCCACACTCCTGTACCTGATACCCTTAGTCCCATTCATCATCGAGAACTCTTCTTCACTGCAGAAGCTGCATTTTCCATAACATCCTCTTGAAGTAAGGATTGACACTATACCTGCTTTATTTCTGATAAATGCTCTCTGCGGGAAAGGCAATTGATCCAGATATGACGTCGATGGCTTTATTTCATTCTGTATTATGTCCCCTCCGTTTTTATAGGCAATATTCCCCAACGCTCTCCAATCTCTTCGGTTTGCAACTGCTTCTGCAATATCTGCTACTGTATATTCGCCTTCTCCCAAAACACAGCAATCTATATTTTCATTTGCATTTAATACTGTTTCATAGCTCAAAGTAGCAAAATAACCGCCGGCAAATATGAATGTATTAGGATGTATGGACTTAACTACACTGATTATTCTGTTTGCATCTGAAAAATTGAAATAAAACATGGAAATGCCTATTATGTCATATTTATATACAGCCAATATGCATATCAACTCTTCCAATGAAATGTTTTGACCGGGACAGTCATAAACATCTGCTTCATACCCTTTCATCTGAAGGCAGGAAGCAATATATGCAATACCCAAATAAGGCATCGTGGAAAAATTTTCTGACCATTCACTCCCCACAGTTCTTCCCCAGATGTTTGGGGGATTAATTAGGCATATCTTCATTATTGACTCCTTGTAATCCGTCAGATGTGTTACTAAAAAACACCCTTGACCTTACAACAATCCACAAGCAGGCAAATCTGTATCTTAATCCTCCATTGTGCAGCAACACTGAGTTGTAAGAATATCTATAACTGTAATAAAAATGAAAAAAATATGTCCATATCAATACTTGGTATTTTCTAGGTGATAATTTGTACATTTATACACATATTACTAAAAATATCATAATTCGTCAATATTTGTTTTTTTTCTTCAAAATTAGACATCAGAGATGCTTGTTGGAAAGCATATAATTAACTACAAGGCTTTATTTGAACTGATTAATAATTAGAGATGAAACAAATCGTTTCAGATAGGAATTTTACAAGTTTTTTAATATGGCTTAATATTATCTTTAGCCGCTCTTTACAATATTATGGGTTAAGCTCCGGATAAGAAACGGCTAAGAACCTACCCGGCTGTATTTCATAATTCCTAATATTTCCTCCTGAACTTCATATAATCTTAACTCGTCTATTTCTTGGAATATCCTCAGGCAAGCCTTTGCTGCTTTTACAAACTGCAAGTAGTCACAATTTCCTGCACGTTCACCAATACCTCCGATTGTACAGTCAACAAAAGAGGCGCCACCCTTGACAGCCGATAAAGAATTGGAAACCGCCATGCCCATATCATTATGAGTATGTATCTCAATATCTATTTTCATTTTCTTTTTTATGATTTTTATATCATCATAAATCCGCTTTCTATAAAGTATCCCCACTGTGTCTGCATACCTTACCCTATTCACACCCTCCCGAAGTACAGCAGTCATAATCTGCAGCAAAAATTCCATGTCAGCCCTTGATGCATCCTCTAATCCTATTGTGACTTCATGGCTTTTTTTCTGTGCATAAGCTATACATCTTTTTAAATTTTCCAAAATCCATTCTCTGTCTTTTCCGAGCTTTGCCCTGATCTGTATATCAGATGACGGTACCGATATATGTATTATATCAGCCCCACAGCCAACAGATTGTTTGATGTCCTCGATATTCAGCCTGTTCCAGGTTGATATTCTGCTTTTCAAGCTGAGTGCCGACATTCTTTTTATACTCTGCTTTTCCTCTTCACCCATGGCAGGTATTCCGGCTTCGATCTGGTAAATACCGATAGAATCCAGAATTCTGGCTATATGTACTTTTTGATTTACACCCAGTGCTATTCCTGCTTTCTGTTCGCCATCCCTCAAGGTTGTATCAACAATATGTACGTCCATCATAATCCCCCCATAAAATTCTATATATTTGATATAGCAGGCAATTTCAGCAAGTCTATAATTTCATTATCCTCAAGATTTCTTTGGAGTGAAATACTCCTTTCCCTTATTACTTTTAAGAAATCTGCTACCTCAACATGCTCCCCCTCAATTCCAAGCTCCTGCAGCTTTTTCATAACGGACTTTCTACCTGAATGCTTGCCTATGGATAATTTTCTTTTCTGTCCAACAATCTCAGGATCATATGGCTCATAAGTCATAGGGTTTTTGCTTATACCATCGGCATGTATACCCGATTCGTACCTGAAAATATTTTCTCCGATCACCGGCATGTTTTCCGGAATTCCAATACCTGCAGCCTCTGAAAAAACTCTTGCCAGATCAGGTAATATATTTAGCCTGATCCTTTCAGACGCATTAGTCATTACCTTAACAAACGCCAATACCTGTTCAATGGCAGCATAGCCCGAATTTCCCCCATAGCCTGTAAATGATGCGGTAATGCAATCAGCGGTATCCATTATTGCATCTACTGCTGAAGCAGTTGCATTATAGAAAATATTTTCCGGGCAAATGTCGATACTTACCCCCAGTACCCTTTTAATACTGTCGCAAAGCCTCAGCCACGAGGTTGATACAAAGCGGTTCAGCCCTATTATTCTTATATTTCTGATACTCTTTATCCAATTCTTATCCTTTAACCTTCTCAGATTTTTTAAATCTTCAATTGTCTCCGCTCTGACCTCTATCGTAATATCCTTGTGCTGTAGACCCAGCTCGTTAAGAATACTATCGAAGTGAAGAACATTACTGTTTATTACAACAGCCTTAAAAGAAAATAGTGATAATCCTTCCAGTGCTGATTCCGAATCAACTCTGTATAGAAAATCCGGTTCTGCAGGTAGTTCGCCTGCTATTTCAAGTATGCGAAGGTCTACTTCTATAAAATCTACACCAAGGGTATTCAGCATCCGGCTCAGATTTAAAATATCTATCCTTCTTAATTCCTTATTAGAACAAAATACTTCCGGCAGTGTCCTGTCTATTATTTTCTTGTTTCTTTGTCTATTAATATCCATTTCCATCACCCCCACACTCAACCTCTGAAAATAATCTTCAGTATGAAAAGCAGGAGAAAAGAAATTACTAAAAGTAATATTGAAACAGAAGCAGCCAACATTATATCCGTTTGCAGGAGAGTATATATTTGAAGTGGAATCGTACGGGTTATTCCGCTCATATTCCCAGCAAACATTATCGTAGCTCCGAACTCGCCCAATGCCCTTGTCCACGAAAGCATAAGCCCGGCTATCAAAGGCTTTGCCAGCATGGGAATTATTACTCTTATAAATGTCTCCACTTTCCCCAAGCCAAGCAGATAGGAAACTTCAAATATTTCAGCGTCAATTGTGTCCATACCTGTTTTCAATACTTGTATGTAGAAGCCTGATGCAACAAAAAACTGTGATAAAACAACCGCAGCAGGGGTAAAAACCACTTCAATATTCAGCCGGTCAAGACAGGCTCCTATAAACCCTGTTCTACCAAACGCCAGGAGCAGGCCGATTCCTGCAACAGCCGGAGGTAATACAGTAGGCATACATACCAGGATCTCCAGTATCTTCGAAAATGTATTTTCTTTTTTGGTTGACAGGTAAAACACTACAGGCGTGCATATTAAGAAAATAAGCAGGACAGTAAAAAGAGTGGTTTGGGTACTTATCCTCAAAGCAGCCATATTATCAGTTTTTGCAAGCGAAGAAAAGATGTTTTTTATACCTGCTGAAGAAAAAATGGCATAAATCGGGATAGCAATCACTATAAAGTACAGAATACTAAAAAGCAATGTTACGGGACGCAATAACCATTCCCTGTCAAATCTCAGCCTATGAACCGCTGCAACATTTTCTACATGCATTTTCCCATAGGTACAATTCCCATTTACTGTCCTTTCCATAAACCCACATCCCATCAACTTAATAATGCTTTGTATTTATAAAAGAAAACAAAACCTGCAATGTGTTACAATTGATCATTAACATCATAATCTAGTCATCAGTAATAAAATTATGCTTTTTCAAAATTTCCTTCCCTCTGTCGGATAATAAAAAATTGAAGAATTTAAGGGCTTCCGTATTGCTCTCGGAGTCTTTTAAAACGGCTGCCGGGTAATCTGAGCTGAATCTTTCAAAAACAGGCAGACTTATATATTCAATCTTTCCTGATAAAGCCCTAGTAATATCCGTCCTATAGACAATACCAACATCCACTTCATTTAACACGACCTTACCGACAACATCCTTAACATTAAGCTCTATGGTTTTTATATTACTTTCTATCCTGCTTTTTTCCTCATCATCCATTTCACCATTGCCCAAAGCCTCTTCAACCACCTGTTCCCAGTACATCCCTACAGGTACGCTTTTGTCACCTACAGCAATTTTCATACCATCCGCGGCTAAATCACCCAGTTTTTTTACACTGTAACTGCTGCTTGAATTTTTGATCAGTACAAGTTTGTTTTTTGCAAATATTGAATATTTATTTAGGTATCCCTTTTCTTTAAGTTCATTAATATATCTGGTATTTGCGCTTGCAAATATATCAGCTTTCACACCATTTTCAACCGACGTCTTCAATACCTGGCTTCCAGCAAAATTAAAGACAACTTTCGCTCTGCCGTTTTCAAGCCCTTCAAATTCAGCTCCCAGTTCAGTAAAACTCTCGGTAAGGCTTGCTGCAGCAAATACTATGATTTCCTGCGGTTTATCCTGGTCAACATGTGTTTTTCCAATCCCGCAACCAATAAATATATATGAAAAAACTATACAGGTAAAATACACACATATTCTTTTAGCCATTTCCCCAACCTCATCTTATTTCGAGTCTCTCAACCTTTTTGCCATTTTCAAAATGAGATTCTACAATTTCTGCTACATCCCCGGCAGTCACTTCCTTGTACCATACTCCTTCAGGATAAACAACCACGATAGTACCCGTGCTGCATATTCCGAAGCATCCTGTATTTGTTACCATTACCTCCCCCGACAACTCTCTGCTGTCGATCTCTTCCATTAACGCCTGGACTATTCCCACTGAGTCCTTTGAATGGCAATATCCCTTCTGCTGCCCATTAATCCTTGAACTTGTACAAACAAATACGTGATATTTTGGTTTTACCATGATTGCACTCTCCTCTTATATCCTTAATAAATACGCTGGTCAGACTTATACTACACCTGCCATATGCTCTTCTTTATCCACGATTTCGGTTATAGCCTGTCTAATAGCATCCTCAACCGGACTGCATACCTGGATAACCCTGATATTTTTTTCTTCGAGCCTTTTCATAGGACCGTACCCTATCCGCATTACAAGGATCGCATTGCAGTCCTCAATCATTTTTATAATACTGGTGATTTTGGTTTCCTCGCTGTCACATTCTTCCCCGCCGTCACAATATTTTATAACACGGCGTTTTTCTATAAAGCTTATGGCTGAATCAATATATCCATATATATGAAACTCCTCTGCATGCCCGAAATGCTGGTCAACAAGCACACCCGACTTAGTGGCGACAGCAAAGGTATAGGAGGCCTTTTTACTTTCCTTTACCTTTATGCTGCATCCCCCGCATTTGCTGCTTCTGAATTCGGATGACCGGTCCTGTCCCAATGTGCCGACAGCGTCAGCCCTGCACTGTTTACAATGGTACATCTGCTTCAAATCAATTTCACATCTTTTTCGTAAAGCATTGAGTTCAATGTTGTTTGTCATTGGCATATTTTCAAAAACACTTCCTTTTGCAGGTATAAGAGGCATTATATTTGTCATGAAAGCACCACATTCTTTGGCTTTCTTCACAACCAAGCCGATGTGATCATCGTTTATTCCCTTTATCATTACAATGTTTACTTTGCATACAACACCTTTCCACGAAAGATATTTCAGACCTGCCAGCTGGTTTGCTATCAAAACTTCAGCAGCGTACTTTCCTGTAAGTTTAGAACCCATATAGTTTACTTCTTTATATATTTTTGCACCTATCTCAGCATCAATTGCATTTATGGTTATAGTAACGTGTGATACCCCAAGCTTTATAATTTCTTCTGCATAGAACGGAAGCATCAATCCATTAGTGGATAGACAAAAGGTAATATCAGGCTCCGCTTCCCTTATCAGCTTTACAGCTTTCCTTGTGTTCTCAAAGTCAGCCAGTGCATCACCAGGTCCCGCAATTCCTACTACTCTCAGATTGTCGATCTTTTCTCTTATCAGTACAAATTTTGCTGCTGCTGCTTCCGGAGACAGTACTTCACTTGTTACCCCAGGCCTGCTTTCATTTACACAATCAAACTTTCTATTGCAGTAGTTGCAGGATATGTTGCATGCAGGCGCTACAGGTATATGCATCCTTGCATTGCTGCATGCCCCGCCCGAGAAGCAGGGATGCGATGCTGTTTTATCCTCTTTTCCCATACCTTCATATCCCCTTCCGTCGAAGTATTTGCTAAACATAACTGACCTGTATTTCTCATATTTCTTTTCGAGAAGTGTGTTGGTTATCTCATCCAAAAGCCTTAATGTCCCGCTGTACCCGGTATATGCCAGTCTTTGTCCTCCTACCCTGTCGTGAATAGGGAATCCTGCTCTGACTAGCGGAACACCCTCTTTTTCAGTAATCATCTTGCCATCCGAGTTCCCTATAAGGATATTGGCATTCAATTCTTTAACATACGACTGTATTGTTTCAAAGTCAGTTTCGTCAATAACTACAGGTGCTTCATTGTTCCGAATGCCTTCCACAAGCTGCTTTAAAACCTTATTCTGACTCCCGGTGCTTATGAGAACAGGCGTTATTCCATTTTCAAGGCACATGCTGCTGATTGCAAACACCAGTTCAGGCTCACCATATATGACTGCTCTGCCTTCAGCATTATGTTTATGTGAATCAATCATTCCATCTAGGAGTCTCCCCCGTTCTTCCTGCAAGGAAGGCGGTACAGGTTTTCCTGCCAGTTTTGAAAGAATATTGATAAACTTATCTGTATTTCTGACCCCTATCGGCAGCGGACACCGGAACAACGGAACATTGAAATTTTCCTTCAAAAACACGCCTGGCGATATGCTTTCAGGGATTGTAAGCCCCAGTTCTATCGTCGCTATGGCTCCTCCCATCATCTTTATGTCCTGCAGCCTGGTACCTCCTTCAGGTATTCTTTTAAAATCTTTATTATAGGGTGAATCCAACGTTCTGGATACATCAGGAAGCAATACATAATCTATATTGAACGCTTCTAAAATAGCCTTGATGTTTCTTACGTCTCCGGGATTTAAACTGGGAGTTATAATGTTAATCCTTTTATTTGGTTTGTCGTCTGCTGAAAATTCCTTCACTATACCTGTTAATGCAGCAAAGTATCCTTCAAATTGTGTACCCCCGTAGCCTGGGGTACAGAGCGGAACTACAAAGCACCTTTCCAGGCCTTCTTCCTCCATGTATTCCCGGGTGATCCTTTTAATGTCCTCTCCTATGGTTTCCGCCAGACAGGTTGTTGCTACGCCGATTATCTCAGGATTATAGAGCCTTATAACATTCCTGAGTGCTTTTTTTAAGTTGCTCTCACCGCCGTAAACCGTGCCCTCTTCATTCAGTGAGGAGGATGCTACATCTATGGGTTCATTATAATGTCCGGCCATATGCCTTCTGATGTAAGTACTGCAACCTTGGGAACCATGGAGGATAATCATGCTGTTTCCTATGCCTTTAATGGCTGATACAGCCCCCATCGGCATGCACATCTTACAGGGATTTATATTTAAATTTACAAAATTGCGGTTTTTCATAGTTAACCTCCAGTTCCAGCAGCTTATTATGCTTCATTCAACAGTTCCCATACCGGGCTGTTTATAGTCCGATCAACTTCTTTTGCAAAATTGACCGCACCTTCAAATCCGCATAGGGGATGTTTTCTTTCATGGTTATGGTCACAAAATGCAATCCCGAGCTTGTAAGCCAGAGGCCTTTCCTTGACACCGCCAACCAGAATGTCAGCGCCTTTTTCTTTTATAAACCTCTCAAGCTCTGCCGGGTTTGTATCATCCAGTATTACAGTTCCAGGCTTTGACAAGCTTTTAATTATTTCGTATTCATCCTTTTTTCCTGTTTGTGTTCCAACCATAACTGTCTCAATTCCCAAATCCTCAAACTGTTTTATTAGAGATATTGCTTTAAACCCTCCACCCACATATATAGCCGCTTTTTTACCTTTTAGCCTGTTTTTGTACGGATTTAGCCGGGCATGTGCTTCTGCCTCCCATTGCGCTATAAGCTCCCTGGCTTTTTGTACAGTTTGCGGGTCTTTAACTGCTTCTGCAACCCTTATCAGCGAATTTTTTGTATCTTCAATACCAAAAAAACTTACCTTGATAAAGGGTATGCCGTACCTTGCCTCCATCTCCCTGGCAAGATACGTCATTGACCCTGCACACTGTACTATATTTAATGACGAACCGGTTGCTTTAATAATTTCTTTGCATCTTGAGTCCCCTGTAATTTTAGCTGTAACTTCAATTCCAATCTCTTTCAGGTAGTTTGTTATGATCCACATTTCTCCGGCCAGATTAAAATCGCCGAGAAAATTAATACCCCTAGCCCGTGGTAAACCACTCCTATACTTTACATTTTCAAGCTGTACCGGCTTATCAACGTGCGAATACTCCATAAGTTGTATCAGCGCATTGCAAGCTGCCTTGTAGCCCATGGATTTATTGCCCGCAAAACCACTTGATTTCACTGGAATGACCCTTATGGAATGCTTCTTTTCCGCAGCCTTGCATACACTTTCAATGTCATCCCCTATTACACCCACAATACATGTAGCGTATACAAAAATGTATTCTGCATTAAACTTTTCAACAATTTCATCTATTGCTCCAGCTAATTTTTTTTCTCCTCCAAAAATGACATCATTCTCCCTGAGGTCTGTTGAAAAGCTGTTTCTATAGGTTTCCGGCCCGCTTGACAGACTTCCTCTTATATCCCATGTATAGCTTGCGCATCCGATAGGGCCATGAACTATATGAAAAGCGTCAGTGATGGGATTGAGCACAACTCTTGCTCCGCAGTATACACATGCGCGCTGGCTTACAGAGCCTGCCACACTGTCTGCTTCACACTTGATATTTCCTCCCTTTTCACTATTACAGCATATAGATGCTTTTC
This region includes:
- the nifB gene encoding nitrogenase cofactor biosynthesis protein NifB — protein: MKNRNFVNLNINPCKMCMPMGAVSAIKGIGNSMIILHGSQGCSTYIRRHMAGHYNEPIDVASSSLNEEGTVYGGESNLKKALRNVIRLYNPEIIGVATTCLAETIGEDIKRITREYMEEEGLERCFVVPLCTPGYGGTQFEGYFAALTGIVKEFSADDKPNKRINIITPSLNPGDVRNIKAILEAFNIDYVLLPDVSRTLDSPYNKDFKRIPEGGTRLQDIKMMGGAIATIELGLTIPESISPGVFLKENFNVPLFRCPLPIGVRNTDKFINILSKLAGKPVPPSLQEERGRLLDGMIDSHKHNAEGRAVIYGEPELVFAISSMCLENGITPVLISTGSQNKVLKQLVEGIRNNEAPVVIDETDFETIQSYVKELNANILIGNSDGKMITEKEGVPLVRAGFPIHDRVGGQRLAYTGYSGTLRLLDEITNTLLEKKYEKYRSVMFSKYFDGRGYEGMGKEDKTASHPCFSGGACSNARMHIPVAPACNISCNYCNRKFDCVNESRPGVTSEVLSPEAAAAKFVLIREKIDNLRVVGIAGPGDALADFENTRKAVKLIREAEPDITFCLSTNGLMLPFYAEEIIKLGVSHVTITINAIDAEIGAKIYKEVNYMGSKLTGKYAAEVLIANQLAGLKYLSWKGVVCKVNIVMIKGINDDHIGLVVKKAKECGAFMTNIMPLIPAKGSVFENMPMTNNIELNALRKRCEIDLKQMYHCKQCRADAVGTLGQDRSSEFRSSKCGGCSIKVKESKKASYTFAVATKSGVLVDQHFGHAEEFHIYGYIDSAISFIEKRRVIKYCDGGEECDSEETKITSIIKMIEDCNAILVMRIGYGPMKRLEEKNIRVIQVCSPVEDAIRQAITEIVDKEEHMAGVV
- the nifE gene encoding nitrogenase iron-molybdenum cofactor biosynthesis protein NifE; this translates as MRSNPGVAILDERKASICCNSEKGGNIKCEADSVAGSVSQRACVYCGARVVLNPITDAFHIVHGPIGCASYTWDIRGSLSSGPETYRNSFSTDLRENDVIFGGEKKLAGAIDEIVEKFNAEYIFVYATCIVGVIGDDIESVCKAAEKKHSIRVIPVKSSGFAGNKSMGYKAACNALIQLMEYSHVDKPVQLENVKYRSGLPRARGINFLGDFNLAGEMWIITNYLKEIGIEVTAKITGDSRCKEIIKATGSSLNIVQCAGSMTYLAREMEARYGIPFIKVSFFGIEDTKNSLIRVAEAVKDPQTVQKARELIAQWEAEAHARLNPYKNRLKGKKAAIYVGGGFKAISLIKQFEDLGIETVMVGTQTGKKDEYEIIKSLSKPGTVILDDTNPAELERFIKEKGADILVGGVKERPLAYKLGIAFCDHNHERKHPLCGFEGAVNFAKEVDRTINSPVWELLNEA